In Candidatus Cloacimonadota bacterium, the following proteins share a genomic window:
- a CDS encoding glycosyltransferase family 4 protein — protein sequence MKRIAMLGPAPPFRGGISQFALMLAREFQDQGHEVRMFTFVRQYPKLLFPGGEQTTSFAEMPELPVERLFTPYLPQTWPRAVKRIRDYKPDLLLTSYFLPWFAPSHAWICKRLPDTRRICLAHNIDFHEKWPGADILSRKLFQHNDRIVLLSQACLEDLKRKMPKDISRKGLLGFHPIYHCYGTGRSESGAEKLEEPTALFFGLIKAYKGLDILLAALKQARRQVPDLKLIVAGEVYGKKERYEHLIRELGLSEAVDARFHYITDTEVAEVFRRAQVCVLPYKSATQSGVIATAYSFQMPVIASDVGGLSEYISEEETGLLVPPNNAEALAAALIRYFTENLHERMSASIPSYIEKFSWPKLAGLILEV from the coding sequence ATGAAGAGAATCGCGATGCTGGGGCCGGCGCCGCCTTTCCGGGGCGGGATTTCGCAGTTCGCGCTAATGCTGGCGCGGGAGTTTCAGGACCAAGGGCACGAAGTGCGGATGTTCACTTTTGTGAGGCAGTATCCCAAACTGCTGTTCCCAGGCGGAGAACAGACCACGAGTTTTGCCGAAATGCCGGAACTCCCGGTGGAAAGGCTATTCACGCCCTACCTGCCCCAAACCTGGCCCAGGGCGGTGAAGAGAATCCGGGATTATAAGCCCGATCTTTTGCTCACTTCGTATTTCCTGCCTTGGTTCGCGCCCTCCCATGCCTGGATCTGCAAGCGTTTGCCGGACACGCGCAGAATCTGCCTGGCCCACAACATCGATTTCCACGAGAAATGGCCCGGGGCCGACATCCTGTCCCGCAAGTTGTTCCAGCACAACGATAGGATCGTGCTGCTTTCCCAAGCCTGCCTTGAAGACCTGAAAAGGAAAATGCCCAAAGATATCTCCCGAAAAGGCCTGCTGGGATTTCACCCCATCTACCACTGCTACGGAACGGGCAGGAGTGAATCCGGCGCTGAAAAGCTGGAAGAACCGACCGCCCTGTTTTTTGGACTGATCAAAGCCTACAAAGGTTTGGACATACTGCTTGCGGCACTCAAACAGGCACGCAGGCAAGTTCCGGACCTGAAACTGATAGTTGCCGGCGAGGTCTATGGTAAGAAGGAAAGATACGAACACCTGATCCGCGAACTGGGTTTGAGCGAGGCTGTGGACGCCCGTTTCCACTATATCACAGACACTGAGGTAGCAGAAGTTTTCCGGCGGGCACAGGTTTGCGTTCTGCCCTACAAAAGCGCCACTCAGAGCGGCGTTATCGCCACCGCCTATAGTTTTCAGATGCCGGTGATCGCTTCAGATGTGGGCGGTTTGAGCGAGTACATCAGCGAGGAAGAGACCGGCCTGCTGGTGCCGCCCAACAACGCGGAAGCCCTGGCCGCAGCTCTGATCCGCTATTTCACCGAGAATCTTCACGAGCGGATGAGCGCCAGCATCCCCTCTTATATAGAGAAGTTCTCCTGGCCGAAACTGGCCGGCCTGATCCTGGAAGTCTGA
- a CDS encoding asparaginase, with protein MQSETPKKNILIILTGGTISMSSKGSLGVVPSSELADLLREFPQLDSVANVDVMEYLNLPSPYITPQMMLELAKLIDLKIIDYDGVVITHGTDTLEETSFLCDLVLTTRKPVVFTAAMRSGSDIGLDGPRNIIGAVRVASHHDSADKGVLVVMNDEIHTARDVVKSDTGKVDAFRSVGYGPLGSVDPDTIVYHRDSLFREYVWTDKLDTAVDLIKAVAGMDGKHIHSSIEGGAKAIVIEAFGRGNLPQSLIPDIQAALDKNILVVISSRTYTGRVLSEYGYEGGGKHLADLGCILAGDLKGVKVRLKLMTLFGKYNDPDVVKRFFMQSRN; from the coding sequence ATGCAATCAGAAACACCCAAAAAAAACATCCTCATAATTCTCACCGGAGGCACTATTTCGATGTCCTCCAAAGGTTCGCTGGGAGTGGTTCCCAGCTCTGAACTGGCCGACCTGCTGCGTGAGTTTCCCCAGCTGGACAGCGTGGCAAACGTTGACGTGATGGAATATCTGAACCTGCCGAGCCCTTACATAACGCCGCAGATGATGCTGGAACTGGCCAAACTTATAGACTTGAAAATCATAGATTATGATGGCGTGGTGATCACACACGGCACTGACACGCTGGAGGAAACTTCCTTTTTGTGCGATTTGGTGCTCACCACCCGCAAACCGGTGGTCTTCACAGCCGCCATGCGCAGCGGCAGTGACATCGGCCTGGATGGCCCGCGCAACATCATCGGGGCCGTGAGAGTGGCTTCACATCACGATTCCGCGGACAAAGGGGTGTTGGTGGTAATGAATGACGAGATCCACACCGCCCGGGACGTTGTGAAATCCGACACCGGGAAGGTGGACGCCTTTCGCAGCGTGGGCTACGGTCCATTGGGAAGCGTGGATCCTGACACCATCGTTTACCACCGCGATTCGCTGTTCCGGGAATATGTGTGGACGGACAAGCTGGACACCGCGGTGGACCTGATCAAAGCTGTGGCGGGTATGGACGGAAAGCACATCCACAGCTCAATAGAGGGGGGCGCCAAGGCCATCGTGATCGAGGCTTTCGGGCGCGGAAACCTGCCCCAAAGCCTGATTCCGGACATTCAGGCTGCTCTGGATAAAAACATCCTGGTGGTGATCAGTTCGCGGACCTATACTGGCAGAGTGCTTTCGGAATATGGATATGAAGGCGGGGGCAAGCATCTTGCCGACCTCGGCTGCATCCTCGCGGGCGACCTCAAAGGCGTGAAAGTAAGGCTGAAACTAATGACGCTCTTTGGCAAATACAACGATCCGGACGTGGTGAAACGCTTTTTCATGCAAAGCAGGAATTAG